The Pseudomonadota bacterium genome includes a region encoding these proteins:
- the speE gene encoding polyamine aminopropyltransferase encodes MLSSDRKWFTETCAEAGSAGSWAIEAHLAHEVTDYQTIDVYRTTHWGNLMVIDGFVMLTTRDNFLYHEMMSHPALFSHPEPKRVLIIGGGDCGTLREVLSHENVEGCVQVEIDEQVTRLAEKHFPELCERNDDVRAELRFDDGLAHVKGLECGSMDVIIVDSTDPIGPAEGLFGPEFVADCFAALADGGLLVQQSESPLLHGRLIAGIRTNMASAGFTTIRTLGFPQPCYPSGWWSVTQARKGGPIEPVSEKRFAASGLKTRYFNAGVHVGALATIMP; translated from the coding sequence ATGCTTTCAAGCGACCGCAAGTGGTTTACCGAAACCTGTGCCGAAGCCGGCAGCGCCGGTTCCTGGGCGATCGAGGCCCATCTCGCCCATGAGGTGACCGACTACCAGACGATCGATGTCTATCGCACCACCCACTGGGGCAACCTGATGGTTATCGACGGCTTTGTCATGCTGACCACGCGCGATAATTTTCTCTATCACGAGATGATGAGTCATCCGGCGTTGTTTTCGCACCCGGAGCCAAAACGGGTCCTGATCATCGGTGGCGGTGACTGCGGCACGCTCAGGGAAGTGCTGAGCCATGAGAACGTTGAAGGTTGCGTCCAGGTCGAGATCGACGAGCAGGTCACCCGCCTGGCAGAAAAGCACTTTCCGGAACTCTGTGAGCGAAACGACGATGTACGCGCCGAACTGCGCTTCGACGACGGTCTGGCGCACGTCAAGGGCCTTGAGTGCGGCAGCATGGACGTGATCATCGTTGATTCGACCGATCCGATCGGTCCGGCTGAAGGCCTGTTCGGCCCGGAGTTCGTCGCAGACTGTTTCGCGGCCCTGGCCGATGGCGGCCTGCTGGTGCAGCAGAGCGAATCGCCGCTGCTGCACGGCAGGCTGATTGCCGGCATCCGCACCAACATGGCGAGTGCCGGTTTTACCACCATCAGGACCCTGGGCTTTCCGCAGCCCTGTTACCCTTCGGGCTGGTGGTCGGTGACCCAGGCCAGGAAGGGCGGCCCGATCGAGCCGGTCAGCGAAAAGCGATTTGCCGCCAGCGGCCTGAAGACCCGCTACTTCAATGCCGGCGTGCACGTCGGCGCGCTGGCGACCATCATGCCCTGA
- a CDS encoding DUF3617 family protein: MIARTFTAALLLGLASTAVADETPNIEPGMWQYNNKVTFGPEFPLPDQEQSNEECVTAEEIEQGQAFLDDVDECDITHKNVRRDGMDYAMTCTQPDGSEMTMEASMQFNGDSATGTVNGSMQTPMGEMTMNITMDGRRIGDC, translated from the coding sequence ATGATTGCACGCACGTTTACCGCCGCGCTGTTACTCGGCCTGGCCAGCACCGCAGTTGCTGACGAAACCCCGAACATCGAGCCCGGAATGTGGCAGTACAACAACAAGGTTACCTTTGGTCCCGAGTTTCCGCTGCCGGACCAGGAACAGTCCAACGAGGAGTGCGTCACAGCCGAGGAGATCGAGCAGGGTCAGGCCTTCCTTGATGATGTCGACGAATGCGACATCACGCACAAGAACGTGCGCCGGGACGGCATGGACTACGCCATGACCTGCACCCAGCCGGATGGATCTGAAATGACCATGGAGGCCTCCATGCAGTTCAACGGCGACAGCGCCACGGGCACCGTCAACGGCAGCATGCAGACGCCGATGGGCGAAATGACCATGAACATCACCATGGACGGACGCCGCATCGGCGACTGCTGA
- a CDS encoding trypsin-like serine protease has protein sequence MLKSLFLAVCLAWLAIPAVAAEPLSLQGGLGELTAVPVTQLAALDRQALLAEDAEREMQPGVAPRFAVPHAVTITPQSNGLWETARDGRNVWRLRIHAAKARSINLAFSRYRLPQGAELHLFSEDGDYRVRPFTAADNKPHGELWTPVIQGDTLVLELQVPAAARNQVELEIGSINYGYRGFFEPASARSGSCNVDVVCPEGNDWQYPISTVAVISTGGSTFCTGFMVNNVEYDGTPYFMTANHCSINAGNAASLVTYWNYENSTCRTPGSPESGGPGDGTLDQFNTGSTFRAALADSDFTLVELDSQPAPAWEVGYAGWDARDQATGSAVAIHHPSTDEKRISFENDPTSITDYLSATPDPNQTHIRVEDWDVGTTEPGSSGSPLFSPEGRVIGQLHGGYAACGNDDADWYGRIAHSWDTGGSASARLKDWLDPNDTGTLVVDGLGEEGFELQPATEALSQCGFADIDLAIDVAQFGEFTNPVTLSTTGTPTGVTTAFSVNPVTPPGSTLLTLSDLSLAGTGSFQFSVDGSDGGDFSDTVQISVSLNDAAPGVAGITSPADGAIGVSTTPTIEWSTAAQGFDYTLEIAADSAFTQIVHTATLQGTTHEIATPLDTSTTYYARVGSSNDCGTGSWSSTVSFTTEALPGDCPVGSIAQDLLAEDFAGGALPAGWSTAGSSGTVTWVASTAEAYNDSHSMFAQNIAGVTDQRLATPQVSLPGDALALFLNFQNWQSVESSSGGCYDGGLLEISTDGGASWAQVPQSEILVRDYDGTISTSYSNPLGGSSGWCGDPRDFWERYSVDLSSWAGQNVQFRFRFGTDSSVSRVGWHIDEVRVRSCTAGEPEYSIGGTVTGLEGSGLVLQNNSGDDLPITSDGPFVFATLMNGGSSYSVTVASNPTWPTQDCVVLNGSGTVGSSDVDNVEVSCETAPPDIFEDRFEAPPAP, from the coding sequence ATGCTGAAATCACTGTTTCTTGCCGTGTGTCTTGCATGGCTTGCGATCCCGGCCGTGGCGGCCGAACCGCTGAGTCTTCAGGGAGGTCTCGGCGAGCTGACGGCCGTGCCGGTCACGCAGCTGGCGGCGCTTGATCGCCAGGCGCTGCTGGCCGAGGATGCCGAGCGCGAAATGCAGCCGGGCGTCGCCCCCCGCTTTGCCGTGCCGCACGCCGTGACCATCACGCCGCAGAGCAACGGCCTGTGGGAGACGGCGCGCGACGGCCGGAACGTGTGGCGGCTTCGCATCCACGCCGCCAAGGCCCGTTCGATCAACCTCGCCTTCAGTCGCTACCGCCTGCCCCAGGGCGCGGAACTGCACCTGTTCAGCGAGGACGGCGACTACCGCGTTCGCCCGTTCACCGCGGCCGACAACAAGCCGCACGGCGAGCTGTGGACGCCGGTCATCCAGGGCGACACCCTCGTGCTGGAACTGCAGGTGCCGGCCGCAGCCCGCAATCAGGTGGAGCTCGAGATCGGCTCGATCAATTACGGCTACCGCGGTTTCTTCGAGCCGGCGAGCGCGCGCTCGGGTTCCTGCAACGTCGACGTGGTCTGCCCGGAAGGCAATGACTGGCAGTACCCCATCTCGACCGTGGCCGTGATCTCGACCGGGGGCAGCACCTTCTGCACCGGCTTCATGGTCAACAACGTCGAGTACGACGGCACGCCGTATTTCATGACCGCCAATCACTGCAGCATCAACGCCGGCAACGCCGCCTCACTGGTCACCTACTGGAACTACGAGAACTCGACCTGTCGCACGCCCGGTTCACCGGAATCCGGCGGCCCCGGCGACGGCACGCTCGACCAGTTCAACACCGGCTCGACCTTCCGGGCGGCCCTGGCCGACTCCGACTTCACGCTGGTCGAGCTCGACAGTCAGCCGGCACCGGCCTGGGAAGTCGGCTACGCCGGCTGGGACGCGCGCGATCAGGCCACCGGCTCGGCGGTCGCCATTCACCACCCCAGCACCGACGAGAAGCGCATCAGCTTCGAAAATGACCCGACCTCGATCACCGACTACCTCAGCGCAACGCCGGATCCCAACCAGACCCATATCCGGGTCGAGGACTGGGACGTCGGCACGACCGAGCCGGGCTCGTCGGGCTCGCCGCTGTTCAGCCCCGAGGGCCGCGTGATCGGCCAGCTGCACGGCGGCTACGCCGCCTGCGGCAACGACGACGCGGACTGGTATGGCCGCATCGCCCATTCCTGGGATACCGGCGGCTCGGCCAGCGCCCGACTCAAGGACTGGCTTGACCCCAACGACACCGGCACCCTGGTCGTCGACGGCCTGGGTGAAGAGGGCTTCGAGCTGCAGCCGGCAACCGAGGCGCTCAGCCAGTGCGGTTTCGCCGACATCGATCTGGCCATCGATGTTGCGCAGTTCGGCGAATTCACCAATCCGGTCACCCTGTCGACGACCGGCACGCCCACCGGTGTGACCACCGCCTTCTCGGTCAATCCGGTCACGCCCCCGGGCAGCACGCTGCTGACTTTGAGCGATCTGAGCCTGGCCGGCACCGGCAGCTTTCAGTTCAGTGTCGACGGCTCGGACGGCGGCGACTTCAGTGACACGGTTCAGATCAGCGTGTCGCTCAACGACGCCGCGCCCGGTGTGGCCGGCATCACCAGCCCGGCCGACGGCGCCATCGGCGTGTCGACCACTCCGACCATCGAGTGGAGCACCGCCGCCCAGGGCTTCGACTACACCCTGGAAATTGCCGCGGACAGCGCCTTTACGCAGATCGTCCATACCGCGACGCTGCAGGGTACCACGCATGAAATCGCCACCCCGCTCGATACCAGCACCACCTATTACGCGCGCGTCGGCAGCAGCAACGACTGCGGGACCGGCAGCTGGTCATCGACGGTTTCGTTCACCACCGAAGCCCTGCCGGGCGACTGTCCGGTCGGCTCAATCGCGCAGGACCTGCTGGCCGAGGACTTCGCCGGTGGCGCACTGCCGGCCGGCTGGAGCACGGCCGGATCGAGCGGCACAGTGACCTGGGTGGCCTCGACCGCTGAAGCCTACAACGACAGCCATTCGATGTTTGCCCAGAATATTGCCGGGGTGACCGACCAGCGACTGGCCACGCCGCAAGTCAGCCTGCCGGGCGACGCGCTGGCCCTGTTTCTCAACTTCCAGAACTGGCAGAGCGTCGAGTCGTCCAGCGGCGGCTGTTACGACGGCGGCCTGCTGGAGATCTCGACCGACGGCGGCGCGAGCTGGGCGCAGGTACCGCAATCGGAAATCCTGGTGCGCGACTATGACGGCACGATTTCCACGAGCTATTCGAATCCGCTCGGCGGCAGCAGCGGCTGGTGCGGTGACCCGCGCGATTTCTGGGAGCGCTACAGCGTCGACCTGTCGAGCTGGGCCGGTCAGAACGTGCAGTTCCGCTTCCGTTTTGGCACCGATTCCTCGGTCTCGCGTGTCGGCTGGCACATTGACGAAGTGCGCGTGCGCAGCTGCACTGCCGGCGAACCGGAATACAGCATCGGCGGTACCGTGACCGGACTGGAAGGCAGCGGCCTGGTGTTGCAGAACAATTCGGGCGATGATCTTCCCATCACAAGCGACGGGCCGTTCGTCTTTGCCACCCTGATGAACGGAGGCAGCAGCTACTCGGTTACCGTCGCCAGCAACCCGACCTGGCCGACCCAGGACTGCGTGGTGCTCAACGGCAGCGGCACCGTCGGCAGCAGCGATGTGGATAACGTCGAGGTCAGCTGCGAAACCGCGCCGCCGGACATCTTCGAAGACCGCTTCGAGGCGCCGCCGGCGCCCTGA
- the speA gene encoding biosynthetic arginine decarboxylase produces MDQDTIARARRRYAVDRWSEGYFDLDNHGRVLARPDLEHGLALSEVVEQARREGLRLPLLLRFPDILRARAAQLGQAFETAMADHDYGARYTPVYPIKVNQQSSVVRTLATVEGLGLEVGSKPELITALAVSRPGAVIVCNGYKDAAYIRLALSGARLGLEPIIVIEKPGEWPLIRREAERLGLTPELGVRLRLSSLGTGNWQNTGGERAKFGLAASQVLALTAQMQQDGCLDWLGMLHFHMGSQISNLRDIQRGVREAGRYFAELVASGIGIRRLDIGGGLGVDYEGGGTRSFCSMNYSLAQYAQAIVSGIAELCREHGLNTPELLSESGRALTAHHAVLVTNVTATEALPRDAGDAQPDEPAVIRGLADVLEQIDEREPEESFLEAEHLLEEGRNLFLYGDLPLTERARLEPMYNVILERVSARLDPEHRRHRELGERIRYQLSAKYFINLSIFQSLPDIWAIDQVFPILPLSRLDEEPTERAVLEDLTCDSDGRIDHYVDRGLLEPTLPVHRIESNETYLLGIFMAGAYQETLGDIHNLFGDTDSVDVRLDDSGFHLANPRAGDTADTLLELVGYNPRELMTACRARVAAAGLAREQAEQLERLLAEGLSAYTYLET; encoded by the coding sequence ATGGATCAAGATACCATCGCGCGCGCCAGACGTCGCTATGCGGTCGACCGCTGGTCGGAGGGCTATTTCGACCTGGACAACCACGGACGCGTCCTGGCCCGCCCTGATCTCGAGCATGGCCTGGCGCTGAGCGAGGTCGTCGAACAGGCCCGGCGCGAAGGCCTGCGACTGCCACTGCTGCTGCGGTTTCCCGATATTCTGCGCGCGCGGGCAGCTCAGCTGGGTCAGGCGTTTGAAACCGCCATGGCCGATCACGACTATGGCGCCCGCTACACGCCGGTCTACCCGATCAAGGTCAATCAGCAATCCAGCGTGGTGCGCACCCTGGCCACGGTCGAGGGCCTTGGGCTGGAAGTGGGCAGCAAGCCTGAGCTGATCACGGCCCTGGCGGTCAGCCGGCCTGGTGCGGTGATCGTCTGCAATGGCTATAAGGACGCCGCCTACATCCGCCTGGCCCTGAGCGGTGCCAGGCTGGGCCTGGAGCCGATCATCGTGATCGAAAAGCCCGGCGAGTGGCCGCTGATCCGGCGCGAAGCCGAACGGCTTGGCCTCACCCCGGAGCTGGGCGTGCGCCTGCGCCTGTCATCGCTGGGCACCGGCAACTGGCAGAACACCGGCGGCGAGCGGGCCAAGTTCGGGCTGGCCGCCAGCCAGGTGCTGGCCCTGACTGCGCAGATGCAACAGGACGGCTGCCTGGACTGGCTGGGAATGCTGCACTTCCACATGGGCTCCCAGATTTCCAACCTGCGCGACATTCAGCGCGGCGTTCGGGAGGCCGGGCGCTACTTTGCCGAACTCGTTGCCAGCGGCATCGGCATCCGCAGGCTGGATATCGGCGGCGGACTGGGCGTCGATTACGAGGGCGGCGGCACGCGCAGCTTCTGCTCGATGAACTACTCGCTGGCGCAATACGCCCAGGCCATCGTCTCCGGCATTGCCGAACTGTGCCGCGAACACGGCCTGAACACACCGGAGCTGCTGTCCGAATCCGGCCGCGCCCTGACCGCCCATCACGCCGTACTGGTCACCAATGTCACGGCCACCGAGGCCCTGCCGCGCGACGCCGGCGATGCCCAGCCCGATGAACCCGCTGTCATTCGGGGCCTGGCCGACGTGCTCGAGCAGATCGACGAGCGCGAGCCCGAGGAGAGTTTTCTCGAAGCCGAGCATCTGCTCGAGGAAGGCCGCAACCTGTTCCTGTACGGCGACCTGCCGCTGACCGAGCGCGCCCGGCTCGAGCCGATGTACAACGTCATTCTCGAGCGCGTTTCCGCACGGCTCGACCCCGAACACCGCCGCCACCGCGAGCTGGGCGAACGCATCCGCTATCAGCTCTCTGCCAAGTACTTCATCAACCTGTCGATCTTTCAGTCGCTGCCCGATATCTGGGCGATCGATCAGGTTTTCCCGATTCTGCCGCTGAGCCGCCTCGACGAGGAACCAACCGAGCGCGCCGTGCTGGAGGATCTGACCTGTGACTCGGATGGTCGGATCGACCACTACGTCGATCGCGGCCTGCTCGAGCCGACCCTGCCGGTCCACCGCATCGAGTCGAACGAAACCTACCTGCTGGGGATTTTTATGGCCGGCGCCTACCAGGAAACGCTTGGCGACATTCATAACCTGTTCGGCGACACCGATAGCGTCGATGTGCGGCTCGACGACTCCGGTTTCCACCTGGCCAACCCGCGCGCCGGAGACACCGCCGATACGCTGCTTGAGCTGGTCGGCTACAACCCGCGGGAGCTGATGACCGCCTGTCGTGCCCGGGTGGCCGCAGCAGGCCTGGCGCGCGAACAGGCCGAACAGCTCGAACGCCTGCTGGCCGAAGGGCTGTCGGCCTATACCTATCTGGAAACCTGA